From one Mytilus trossulus isolate FHL-02 chromosome 10, PNRI_Mtr1.1.1.hap1, whole genome shotgun sequence genomic stretch:
- the LOC134686450 gene encoding uncharacterized protein K02A2.6-like, with the protein MWGVRVIIPNKLRSQVLGQIHEGHLGVVKMKALARSFVWWPGIDQDIEKLAKACNGCQLNQNSPKGAPLNAWEWPSKPWDRVHIDFAGPFLGYMFLIMVDAHSKWPEVIKMKNITSESTINVLRTIFSRNGIPSRIVSDNGPQFTSQEFENFMQLNGIKHIRSAPYHPSTNGLAERFVQTFKQAMKSSSNDSGTVSKKLAQFLLAYRSTKHSTTNETPAKLMIGRDLKTRMNLLRPNIENQVQTKQEEMCDRRKTYQREFNDGQSVVVRDYRNKNKWTPGTISTKTGPVSYQVQIDPTTIWRRHADQIIDSNITNTEQSISEQTTLDNHISSEHVNPTENEHRPQKSEEHKSNQPTTPVKRYPTRERKSNKLKDFIYN; encoded by the coding sequence ATGTGGGGCGTAAGAGTGATAATTCCTAATAAACTTCGTAGTCAGGTATTAGGACAGATCCATGAAGGACATCTTGGTGTCGTTAAAATGAAAGCATTGGCCCGAAGTTTTGTATGGTGGCCAGGAATCGACCAGGATATTGAAAAGTTGGCAAAAGCCTGTAATGGATGTCAACTAAATCAAAACTCCCCGAAAGGAGCACCGCTTAATGCGTGGGAATGGCCAAGCAAGCCATGGGACAGAGTTCATATTGATTTTGCAGGACCATTTTTAGGGTATATGTTTCTTATCATGGTTGACGCACATTCAAAGTGGCCAGaagtaataaaaatgaaaaacattacatCAGAAAGTACAATCAATGTTTTGCGAACAATCTTCTCAAGGAACGGAATACCATCACGTATTGTGAGTGACAATGGACCACAATTTACATCACaggaatttgaaaatttcatgcAATTAAATGGTATTAAACACATCAGAAGTGCGCCATATCATCCATCGACAAATGGTTTAGCAGAACGTTTTGTGCAAACTTTTAAGCAAGCTATGAAATCTAGTTCAAATGATTCAGGAACCGTTTCGAAAAAACTAGCACAGTTTTTGTTAGCATACCGCAGCACTAAACACAGTACAACGAATGAAACTCCAGCAAAACTTATGATTGGAAGAGATTTGAAAACAAGGATGAATCTTTTAAGACCGAACATTGAAAACCAAGTTCAAACTAAACAGGAGGAAATGTGTGACCGTAGAAAAACTTACCAACGTGAATTTAATGATGGACAATCAGTTGTAGTCCGTGATTACcggaacaaaaataaatggacaCCAGGGACGATATCAACGAAAACTGGACCTGTGTCGTATCAAGTACAAATCGATCCTACAACAATATGGAGAAGACATGCCGATCAAATTATCGATTCAAACATTACTAACACTGAACAATCAATTTCAGAACAAACTACATTGGACAATCATATAAGTAGTGAACATGTCAACCCAACAGAAAATGAACACCGTCCACAAAAATCTGAAGAACACAAATCTAATCAACCAACAACACCAGTAAAGCGTTATCCAACAAGGGAAAGGAAATCCAACAAGTTGaaagattttatatataattga